The Lepisosteus oculatus isolate fLepOcu1 chromosome 4, fLepOcu1.hap2, whole genome shotgun sequence genome window below encodes:
- the LOC107077354 gene encoding sperm-associated microtubule inner protein 5 isoform X1 — MAVQRSARETFGFREDCRFNTLHSSYTGYIPQRIYQTGCTYAKETSECMETFCDTTQKALKDKANFELMIVSAPRLKPIRSDQEVTLALEEYCQRQAAASHQIGSKRSLLEPPKIGWTGYVPKAKVTDLGLGVRYHVMSGHCFEAFKNSITKEPQPSSRQTHKDDSHGIPSADISGSRLYRPEGMVPKYTGYIPRPVFQMCEVQMSIIHARSDWASTQLQSQSMWEK, encoded by the exons ATGGCTGTCCAACGATCTGCACGTGAGACTTTTGGATTCAGAGAGGACTGCAGGTTCAATACACTGCATTCTAgttatacag GCTACATTCCACAGCGAATTTACCAGACTGGGTGTACTTATGCAAAGGAGACTTCAGAATGCATGGAGACCTTTTGTGATACAACTCAGAAAGCACTAAAGGACAAGGCAAACTTTGAACTGATGATCGTGTCTGCTCCCAGGCTAAAGCCCATTCGGTCCGACCAAGAAGTTACACTAGCATTGGAAGAATATTGCCAAAGGCAGGCAGCCGCTTCACATCAGATAG GATCCAAGAGAAGCTTGCTGGAACCTCCCAAGATTGGTTGGACTGGGTACGTGCCAAAAGCCAAGGTCACTGACTTGGGTTTGGGAGTGCGGTACCATGTGATGAGTGGACACTGCTTTGAAGCATTCAAAAACTCCATCACGAAGGAGCCACAGCCTTCCTCAAGGCAGACACACAA AGATGACTCTCATGGTATCCCTTCTGCAGACATTTCAGGATCACGATTGTACAGGCCAGAAGGGATGGTGCCAAAGTACACTGGATACATACCAC GACCTGTTTTCCAAATGTGTGAGGTGCAGATGAGCATAATACATGCTAGAAGTGACTGGGCTTCCACA CAGCTGCAGAGCCAGAGTATGTGGGAGAAATGA
- the LOC107077354 gene encoding sperm-associated microtubule inner protein 5 isoform X2, whose amino-acid sequence MAVQRSARETFGFREDCRFNTLHSSYTGYIPQRIYQTGCTYAKETSECMETFCDTTQKALKDKANFELMIVSAPRLKPIRSDQEVTLALEEYCQRQAAASHQIGSKRSLLEPPKIGWTGYVPKAKVTDLGLGVRYHVMSGHCFEAFKNSITKEPQPSSRQTHKDDSHGIPSADISGSRLYRPEGMVPKYTGYIPPAAEPEYVGEMKNGLLRFSNCDTRSIQT is encoded by the exons ATGGCTGTCCAACGATCTGCACGTGAGACTTTTGGATTCAGAGAGGACTGCAGGTTCAATACACTGCATTCTAgttatacag GCTACATTCCACAGCGAATTTACCAGACTGGGTGTACTTATGCAAAGGAGACTTCAGAATGCATGGAGACCTTTTGTGATACAACTCAGAAAGCACTAAAGGACAAGGCAAACTTTGAACTGATGATCGTGTCTGCTCCCAGGCTAAAGCCCATTCGGTCCGACCAAGAAGTTACACTAGCATTGGAAGAATATTGCCAAAGGCAGGCAGCCGCTTCACATCAGATAG GATCCAAGAGAAGCTTGCTGGAACCTCCCAAGATTGGTTGGACTGGGTACGTGCCAAAAGCCAAGGTCACTGACTTGGGTTTGGGAGTGCGGTACCATGTGATGAGTGGACACTGCTTTGAAGCATTCAAAAACTCCATCACGAAGGAGCCACAGCCTTCCTCAAGGCAGACACACAA AGATGACTCTCATGGTATCCCTTCTGCAGACATTTCAGGATCACGATTGTACAGGCCAGAAGGGATGGTGCCAAAGTACACTGGATACATACCAC CAGCTGCAGAGCCAGAGTATGTGGGAGAAATGAAGAATGGTTTGCTGAGGT TTTCCAATTGTGACACCAGGAGCATCCAGACTTGA
- the LOC107077354 gene encoding sperm-associated microtubule inner protein 5 isoform X3: MAVQRSARETFGFREDCRFNTLHSSYTGYIPQRIYQTGCTYAKETSECMETFCDTTQKALKDKANFELMIVSAPRLKPIRSDQEVTLALEEYCQRQAAASHQIGSKRSLLEPPKIGWTGYVPKAKVTDLGLGVRYHVMSGHCFEAFKNSITKEPQPSSRQTHKDDSHGIPSADISGSRLYRPEGMVPKYTGYIPPAEPEYVGEMKNGLLRFSNCDTRSIQT, translated from the exons ATGGCTGTCCAACGATCTGCACGTGAGACTTTTGGATTCAGAGAGGACTGCAGGTTCAATACACTGCATTCTAgttatacag GCTACATTCCACAGCGAATTTACCAGACTGGGTGTACTTATGCAAAGGAGACTTCAGAATGCATGGAGACCTTTTGTGATACAACTCAGAAAGCACTAAAGGACAAGGCAAACTTTGAACTGATGATCGTGTCTGCTCCCAGGCTAAAGCCCATTCGGTCCGACCAAGAAGTTACACTAGCATTGGAAGAATATTGCCAAAGGCAGGCAGCCGCTTCACATCAGATAG GATCCAAGAGAAGCTTGCTGGAACCTCCCAAGATTGGTTGGACTGGGTACGTGCCAAAAGCCAAGGTCACTGACTTGGGTTTGGGAGTGCGGTACCATGTGATGAGTGGACACTGCTTTGAAGCATTCAAAAACTCCATCACGAAGGAGCCACAGCCTTCCTCAAGGCAGACACACAA AGATGACTCTCATGGTATCCCTTCTGCAGACATTTCAGGATCACGATTGTACAGGCCAGAAGGGATGGTGCCAAAGTACACTGGATACATACCAC CTGCAGAGCCAGAGTATGTGGGAGAAATGAAGAATGGTTTGCTGAGGT TTTCCAATTGTGACACCAGGAGCATCCAGACTTGA